In Desulfonatronum sp. SC1, one genomic interval encodes:
- a CDS encoding AMP-binding protein translates to MTTTQSDDGFTTQAPPRTVPETLDRGVALFGDRPLLGLVEGDPVTYAEFRTKAREHAETLTHLGVGHGDRVAIFSENRPEWPMVYFAASSLGAVLVPILPDFHPSSVLHILRHSGAKVLMASERCLAKLEDLNQQHLTVIVLDDFRILPPESWAGRVKDVIRSSLKDRERLQSLARHVTGHGTPATPKEDDLASIVYTSGTTGRAKGVMLTHRNVVSDAWMTRELVDLGPRDRMLSILPLAHTMEFTLGLLLPMLHGTQVRYLGGVPSPQMLMDAMAKIRPTFMLSVPLVIEKIFKRRIQPKLTGSAVGRTLYRFNLSRGLLHKLAGKKMYQSFGGSLRGYCIGGAPLSVEAETFLREAGFPYAMGYGLTEASPLVAGTGAASVRRRSSGRALHGVEIRIAVQQESDSPPRGRTDGEVVGEIQVRGPNVMQGYYQEPELTAEVFTEDGWLRTGDLGTLDKDGYLFIRGRLKNLILGPSGENIYPEEIENVLNEQDYVLESLAFDLNGKVAARVFLDYDRLDEEVSWRKMSEFEARKYVTDLLETIRTRTNAGLASFARVSKMIEQTEAFEKTPTHKIKRYLYTSASPPF, encoded by the coding sequence ATGACCACGACGCAATCGGACGACGGCTTCACCACCCAAGCCCCTCCCCGGACCGTACCCGAAACCCTGGACCGCGGAGTCGCGTTGTTCGGCGACCGCCCGCTCCTCGGCCTGGTGGAGGGAGACCCCGTCACCTATGCCGAGTTCCGAACCAAGGCCAGGGAACATGCTGAAACCCTGACCCACCTGGGAGTGGGTCACGGAGACAGAGTGGCCATTTTCAGTGAAAACCGGCCGGAATGGCCCATGGTCTATTTCGCCGCCAGCTCCCTGGGAGCCGTGCTGGTCCCGATTCTCCCGGACTTTCACCCGTCCTCGGTCCTGCATATTCTCCGGCACAGTGGGGCCAAGGTGTTGATGGCTTCGGAACGCTGCCTGGCGAAGCTGGAAGATCTGAACCAGCAGCACTTGACCGTGATCGTTCTGGACGACTTCCGGATTTTGCCCCCGGAATCCTGGGCCGGTCGGGTCAAGGACGTGATCCGCTCCAGCCTCAAGGACCGGGAGCGTCTGCAATCCCTGGCCCGGCATGTGACCGGCCACGGCACTCCGGCGACACCCAAGGAGGACGACCTGGCCTCCATCGTCTACACCTCCGGGACCACGGGGCGGGCCAAAGGGGTGATGCTCACCCACCGCAACGTGGTTTCCGACGCCTGGATGACACGTGAGCTGGTGGACCTGGGGCCGCGGGACCGGATGCTTTCCATCCTGCCCCTGGCCCACACCATGGAGTTCACCCTGGGGCTGCTGCTGCCCATGCTGCACGGGACCCAGGTCCGGTACCTCGGCGGGGTCCCCTCGCCGCAAATGCTGATGGACGCCATGGCCAAGATCCGCCCCACGTTCATGCTCAGCGTCCCGCTGGTGATTGAGAAGATCTTCAAGCGCCGCATTCAGCCCAAACTGACCGGCAGCGCCGTGGGCCGGACCCTGTATCGCTTCAACCTGAGCCGAGGCCTGCTGCACAAGCTCGCCGGGAAAAAGATGTACCAGTCATTTGGCGGCAGCTTGCGCGGCTACTGTATCGGGGGAGCGCCCCTGTCCGTGGAAGCGGAAACCTTTTTACGCGAAGCCGGTTTTCCCTATGCCATGGGCTACGGACTGACCGAGGCATCGCCCCTGGTGGCCGGGACCGGCGCGGCGAGCGTCCGTCGGCGTTCCTCTGGTCGCGCTCTGCACGGCGTTGAGATCCGCATCGCCGTGCAGCAGGAGAGCGATTCGCCGCCCCGAGGACGAACCGACGGCGAGGTTGTCGGGGAAATCCAGGTCCGCGGTCCCAATGTCATGCAAGGTTATTACCAGGAGCCGGAGTTGACCGCCGAAGTCTTCACCGAGGACGGCTGGCTGCGCACCGGGGACCTGGGCACGCTGGACAAGGACGGCTATCTGTTCATCCGCGGTCGCTTGAAGAACCTGATTCTCGGTCCCAGCGGAGAGAACATCTACCCGGAGGAGATCGAGAACGTCCTGAACGAACAGGATTACGTCCTGGAATCCCTGGCCTTCGACCTGAACGGCAAGGTCGCGGCTCGGGTCTTCCTGGACTACGACCGGCTGGACGAAGAGGTTTCCTGGCGGAAGATGAGCGAATTCGAGGCCCGCAAGTACGTCACCGACCTGCTGGAAACCATCCGGACCCGCACCAACGCCGGCCTGGCCTCCTTTGCCCGGGTCAGCAAGATGATCGAGCAGACCGAGGCCTTTGAGAAAACCCCGACCCACAAAATCAAGCGCTATCTCTACACCAGCGCCTCGCCGCCGTTTTGA
- the rfaD gene encoding ADP-glyceromanno-heptose 6-epimerase, with protein sequence MYVVTGGAGFIGSALVWKLNQQGVTDVLIVDDLGRGEKWKNLVNLRYADYLHKAAFLQLLEQGKLGPEVKAILHMGACSSTTETDVEYLMENNYRYTQILARICLQHDIRFIYASSAATYGDGSRGFDDAPAVMDGLKPLNMYGYSKQLFDLWALRTGVADRMVGLKFFNVFGPNEYHKADMMSVVCKAFRQIGETGRLRLFRSHRPDYADGEQRRDFVYIKDCVDVVWWLLENRAVNGIFNLGRGEAKSWNELARAVFAAMDRPVDIEYIDMPEAIREKYQYYTKAGMERLRSLGCPAAFSSLEDGVADYVRNYLMAEDPYLA encoded by the coding sequence ATGTACGTGGTTACGGGGGGCGCGGGGTTCATCGGCAGCGCCTTGGTTTGGAAACTGAATCAACAAGGCGTCACGGACGTGCTGATCGTGGACGATCTGGGCCGGGGTGAGAAATGGAAGAATCTGGTCAACCTCCGCTATGCCGACTACCTGCATAAAGCCGCGTTTCTCCAGCTCCTGGAACAAGGCAAGCTCGGGCCGGAGGTCAAGGCGATCCTGCACATGGGCGCCTGTTCGTCCACCACGGAGACGGACGTCGAATACCTGATGGAGAACAATTACCGGTACACCCAAATACTGGCCCGGATTTGCCTACAGCACGACATCCGCTTCATCTATGCCAGCAGCGCCGCGACCTACGGGGATGGCTCCCGAGGCTTCGACGACGCCCCCGCCGTCATGGACGGACTGAAGCCCCTGAACATGTACGGCTATTCCAAGCAGCTTTTTGATCTCTGGGCGCTGCGCACCGGTGTTGCCGACCGGATGGTCGGCCTGAAGTTCTTCAATGTTTTCGGACCCAACGAGTACCACAAAGCCGACATGATGAGCGTGGTCTGCAAGGCCTTTCGCCAGATCGGAGAGACCGGACGGCTGCGTCTGTTCAGATCCCACCGCCCGGATTACGCCGACGGCGAGCAGCGCCGGGATTTCGTCTACATCAAGGACTGCGTCGACGTGGTCTGGTGGCTGCTGGAAAACCGAGCCGTGAACGGAATCTTCAACCTGGGACGCGGAGAGGCCAAGTCCTGGAACGAGTTGGCCCGGGCGGTCTTCGCGGCCATGGATCGGCCCGTGGACATCGAATACATCGACATGCCGGAGGCCATCCGGGAAAAATATCAATACTACACCAAGGCCGGGATGGAGCGGCTGCGCTCCCTGGGCTGTCCCGCCGCCTTCAGCTCCCTGGAGGACGGAGTGGCCGACTATGTGCGTAACTACCTGATGGCCGAGGATCCGTATCTGGCTTGA